One Streptococcus sp. S1 DNA window includes the following coding sequences:
- the xerS gene encoding tyrosine recombinase XerS: MKREILLERIDKLKQVMPWYVLEYYQSKLAVPYSFTTLYEYLKEYDRFFTWVLESGISDADTIAEIPLDVLEHMTKKDMESFILYLRERPLLNANTTKNGVSQTTINRTLSALSSLYKYLTEEVENEQGEPYFYRNVMKKVATKKKKETLAARAENIKQKLFLGDETEGFLNYIDQEYPQTLSNRALSSFNKNKERDLAIIALLLASGVRLSEAVNLDLRDLNLKMMVIDVTRKGGKRDSVNVAAFAKPYLEQYLAIRDKRYKTEKTDTALFLTLYRGVPNRIDASSVEKMVAKYSEDFKVRVTPHKLRHTLATRLYDATKSQVLVSHQLGHASTQVTDLYTHIVNDEQKNALDSL; encoded by the coding sequence ATGAAACGCGAGATCTTATTAGAACGGATTGATAAACTCAAACAAGTCATGCCCTGGTATGTATTGGAATATTATCAATCGAAACTGGCCGTTCCCTACAGTTTTACGACCTTGTACGAATACTTAAAGGAATACGATCGATTTTTCACCTGGGTTTTGGAATCTGGGATATCGGATGCTGACACCATAGCCGAGATCCCTTTAGACGTTCTGGAGCACATGACCAAGAAAGATATGGAATCCTTTATTCTTTACTTACGTGAACGTCCTCTGCTCAATGCCAATACAACGAAAAACGGGGTTTCCCAAACAACGATTAACCGTACCCTTTCTGCACTGTCTAGTCTTTATAAGTATTTGACTGAGGAAGTTGAAAATGAGCAAGGAGAACCTTATTTCTACCGCAACGTCATGAAAAAGGTTGCTACCAAGAAAAAGAAAGAAACTTTGGCGGCACGGGCTGAAAATATCAAACAAAAGCTCTTTTTAGGCGATGAAACAGAAGGTTTTCTTAACTATATCGACCAGGAGTACCCTCAAACACTCTCAAATCGCGCCTTATCCTCCTTTAATAAGAATAAAGAGCGAGATTTAGCCATTATCGCACTCCTTCTTGCCTCTGGTGTCCGTCTCTCTGAAGCCGTTAACCTAGATCTTCGTGACCTCAATCTTAAGATGATGGTCATTGACGTCACCCGAAAAGGTGGAAAACGTGACTCGGTCAATGTTGCTGCCTTTGCGAAGCCTTATCTGGAGCAATATCTTGCTATAAGAGACAAACGTTACAAGACAGAAAAAACTGATACAGCCCTCTTTCTGACCTTGTATCGAGGTGTTCCAAATCGGATTGATGCTTCTAGCGTTGAAAAGATGGTGGCCAAGTATTCAGAAGACTTCAAAGTCCGCGTGACACCCCACAAGCTTCGCCATACATTAGCAACGCGTCTCTATGATGCAACCAAATCACAGGTTTTGGTTAGCCATCAGCTGGGACATGCTAGCACACAAGTTACCGACTTGTATACGCATATCGTTAATGATGAACAGAAAAATGCCTTGGATAGTTTGTGA
- a CDS encoding dihydrolipoamide acetyltransferase, translating to MADDKLRATPAARKLADDLGINLYDVSGSGANGRVHKEDVETYKDTNVVRISPLAKRIALEHNIAWQEIQGTGHRGKIMKKDVLAFLPENIENETIKSPAEIEKVEEAPDNVTPYGEIERIPMTPMRKVIAQRMVESYLTAPTFTLNYDVDMSQMLALRKKVLDPIMEATGKKVTVTDLLSLAVVKTLMKHPYINASLTEDGKTIITHNYVNLAMAVGMDNGLMTPVVYNAEKMTLSELVVAFKDVIGRTLDGKLAPSELQNSTFTISNLGMFGVQSFGPIINQPNSAILGVSATVEKPVVVNGEIVIRPIMSLGLTIDHRVVDGMAGAKFMKDLKALIEDPISMLV from the coding sequence ATGGCTGATGATAAGCTAAGAGCGACTCCTGCGGCTAGAAAATTAGCGGATGATCTAGGGATCAACCTCTATGATGTTTCTGGTTCAGGCGCAAACGGTCGTGTCCACAAAGAAGACGTGGAAACCTATAAAGACACAAATGTGGTTCGCATTTCACCACTTGCAAAACGAATTGCTTTAGAACACAATATTGCTTGGCAAGAGATTCAGGGAACTGGTCATCGTGGTAAGATCATGAAGAAGGACGTCCTTGCTTTCCTTCCTGAAAATATTGAGAATGAGACCATTAAGTCACCTGCTGAAATCGAGAAGGTGGAGGAAGCTCCAGATAATGTGACACCTTATGGTGAGATCGAGCGGATTCCGATGACACCAATGCGGAAGGTGATCGCTCAACGGATGGTGGAATCTTACTTGACAGCACCAACCTTTACTTTGAACTATGACGTTGATATGTCTCAAATGTTGGCCCTTCGTAAGAAAGTATTGGATCCAATCATGGAAGCCACTGGCAAGAAAGTCACTGTAACAGATTTGCTTTCTCTAGCAGTGGTTAAGACCTTGATGAAACACCCATACATCAATGCTTCATTAACAGAAGATGGAAAAACCATCATCACTCACAACTATGTTAACTTAGCGATGGCTGTTGGAATGGACAATGGACTGATGACTCCAGTTGTCTACAATGCTGAAAAGATGACCTTGTCAGAGTTGGTCGTAGCCTTCAAGGACGTTATCGGACGTACCTTAGATGGTAAGCTTGCTCCAAGTGAATTGCAAAACTCAACCTTTACTATCAGTAACTTGGGGATGTTTGGCGTTCAATCATTTGGACCGATTATCAACCAACCAAACTCTGCCATCCTTGGGGTTAGTGCAACGGTTGAAAAACCAGTTGTTGTGAATGGTGAAATTGTCATTCGTCCAATCATGAGCTTGGGCTTGACCATTGACCACCGAGTTGTCGATGGGATGGCTGGTGCCAAATTCATGAAAGACTTGAAAGCCTTGATTGAAGACCCGATTTCAATGTTGGTCTAA
- the lpdA gene encoding dihydrolipoyl dehydrogenase, which yields MALEVIMPKAGVDMTEGQIVQWNKKVGEFVKEGEVLLEIMTDKVSMELEAEEDGYLIAILKGDGETVPVTEVIGYLGEEGENIPTAGAATPEASPAPAAASASNDDNKSDDAYDIVVIGGGPAGYVSAIKAAQLGGKVALVEKSELGGTCLNRGCIPTKTYLHNAEIIENIGHAANRGIIIENPSFSVDMDKVLETKNKVVNTLVGGVAGLLRSYGVDVHKGIGTITKDKNVLVNGSELLETKKIILAGGSKVSKINVPGMESSLVMTSDDILEMNEVPESLVIIGGGVVGIELGQAFMTFGSKVTVIEMMDRIVPAMDAEVSKNLRLILERKGMTILTDTKLQEIIEEDGKLRIKVEGKDDIIANKALLSIGRVPDLEGIGEVEFELDRGRIKVNEYMETSVPGIYAPGDINGTKMLAHAAFRMGEVAAENALKGNHAVAKLNLTPAAIYTLPEVAAVGLTEEQAREKYDVQIGKFNFAANGRAIASDAAQGFVKVIADKKYGEVLGVHIIGPAAAELINEASTIIEMEITVEEMLKTIHGHPTFSEVMYEAFADVLGLAVHSPKKK from the coding sequence ATGGCCTTAGAAGTAATTATGCCAAAAGCCGGCGTAGATATGACAGAAGGACAAATCGTTCAGTGGAATAAAAAAGTCGGCGAATTTGTAAAAGAAGGAGAAGTGCTCCTTGAAATCATGACAGACAAAGTCAGCATGGAGTTGGAAGCGGAAGAAGATGGCTACTTGATCGCTATCCTGAAAGGGGATGGAGAAACTGTTCCTGTAACAGAAGTAATCGGTTATCTTGGTGAAGAAGGGGAAAACATCCCTACAGCTGGAGCAGCAACACCAGAAGCAAGTCCAGCACCAGCTGCAGCAAGTGCTTCAAACGATGACAATAAGAGTGATGACGCTTATGATATCGTAGTGATCGGTGGGGGTCCTGCTGGTTACGTATCTGCTATTAAGGCAGCTCAATTAGGTGGTAAGGTTGCTCTTGTTGAGAAATCTGAACTTGGTGGAACGTGCTTGAACCGCGGATGTATCCCAACTAAGACTTACCTCCACAACGCTGAAATTATCGAAAATATTGGTCATGCGGCAAACCGTGGTATTATCATTGAAAATCCAAGTTTCTCAGTAGATATGGATAAAGTTCTTGAAACCAAGAACAAGGTCGTAAATACCCTCGTCGGTGGAGTTGCAGGACTTCTTCGTAGCTACGGAGTGGATGTTCATAAGGGTATCGGTACTATCACTAAGGATAAGAATGTCTTGGTCAATGGTTCTGAATTGCTTGAAACCAAGAAAATCATCCTTGCTGGTGGTTCTAAAGTCAGCAAGATTAACGTTCCTGGTATGGAATCATCCCTTGTCATGACCAGTGATGACATCCTTGAAATGAACGAAGTACCAGAAAGCCTTGTGATCATTGGTGGTGGTGTTGTCGGTATTGAACTTGGTCAAGCCTTCATGACCTTTGGTTCAAAAGTAACAGTCATCGAAATGATGGATCGCATCGTTCCAGCTATGGATGCGGAAGTATCTAAGAACCTTCGCTTGATCCTTGAACGCAAGGGTATGACAATCTTGACGGATACGAAATTGCAAGAAATCATTGAAGAAGATGGCAAACTCCGTATCAAGGTTGAAGGAAAAGATGATATCATCGCCAACAAAGCCCTTCTATCAATCGGTCGTGTTCCAGATCTTGAAGGAATAGGTGAAGTTGAGTTTGAATTGGATCGTGGACGGATCAAGGTTAATGAATACATGGAAACGTCTGTTCCAGGTATCTATGCGCCAGGTGATATCAACGGTACTAAGATGTTGGCTCACGCTGCTTTCCGCATGGGTGAAGTAGCGGCCGAAAATGCTCTTAAAGGAAATCATGCTGTTGCAAAATTGAACTTGACTCCTGCAGCCATCTACACCCTTCCAGAAGTGGCGGCTGTTGGTTTGACAGAAGAACAAGCTCGTGAGAAATATGATGTTCAAATCGGTAAATTTAACTTTGCGGCGAACGGACGTGCGATTGCATCAGATGCAGCTCAAGGTTTTGTTAAGGTTATTGCAGACAAGAAATACGGTGAAGTTCTTGGGGTTCATATCATTGGTCCGGCAGCAGCTGAATTGATCAACGAAGCTTCAACCATCATTGAGATGGAAATCACTGTGGAAGAAATGCTCAAGACCATTCATGGTCACCCAACCTTCTCAGAAGTGATGTACGAAGCCTTTGCGGATGTACTAGGCTTGGCAGTTCACTCACCTAAGAAGAAATAA
- a CDS encoding lipoate--protein ligase: protein MKYIINYSNDTAFNIALEEYAFKHLLDEDQIFLLWINKPSIIVGRHQNTIEEINRDYVREHGIEVVRRISGGGAVYHDLNNLNYTIISKEDENKAFDFKSFSTPVINTLAQLGVKAEFTGRNDLEIDGKKFCGNAQAYINGRIMHHGCLLFDVDLSVLANALKVSKDKFESKGVKSVRARVTNIIDELPEKITVEEFRDLLLDYMKKEYPEMTEYVFSDEELAEINRIKETKFGTWDWNYGKSPEYNVRRGTKFPSGKVEIFANVIESKIQDIKIYGDFFGIEDVAAVEEVLRGVKYEREDVLKALQTINLGRYFAGITAEEIAEAVVE, encoded by the coding sequence ATGAAATACATTATTAATTATTCAAATGATACTGCTTTTAATATTGCTTTGGAAGAATATGCCTTTAAACACCTTTTAGATGAGGATCAAATCTTCCTTCTTTGGATTAACAAACCTTCGATTATCGTTGGTCGTCACCAAAATACCATCGAAGAAATCAACCGTGACTATGTTCGAGAGCATGGGATTGAAGTGGTTCGTCGGATCAGTGGTGGTGGGGCTGTTTACCATGATTTAAACAACCTCAACTACACCATCATTTCAAAAGAAGATGAAAACAAGGCCTTTGACTTTAAGAGCTTTTCAACTCCCGTGATCAACACCTTGGCTCAACTTGGGGTTAAGGCTGAATTTACAGGACGTAACGACTTAGAGATTGATGGCAAGAAATTCTGTGGAAATGCCCAAGCTTATATCAATGGTCGGATCATGCACCATGGTTGCCTTCTCTTTGACGTTGATTTGTCTGTCCTTGCTAATGCTCTCAAGGTCTCTAAAGACAAGTTTGAGTCTAAAGGGGTTAAATCGGTTCGTGCACGTGTGACCAATATCATCGATGAGTTGCCAGAAAAAATCACGGTTGAAGAGTTCCGGGACCTACTTTTGGACTACATGAAGAAAGAATACCCTGAGATGACAGAATATGTCTTCTCGGATGAAGAATTGGCTGAAATCAATCGTATCAAGGAAACCAAGTTCGGTACCTGGGATTGGAACTATGGAAAGTCTCCTGAATACAATGTACGTCGTGGCACAAAATTCCCAAGCGGTAAGGTGGAAATCTTCGCTAATGTCATTGAATCAAAAATCCAAGACATCAAGATCTACGGTGACTTCTTCGGTATCGAGGACGTTGCAGCAGTAGAAGAGGTTCTTCGTGGTGTCAAATACGAACGTGAAGACGTCCTCAAAGCCCTTCAAACCATTAACCTAGGGCGTTACTTCGCAGGTATCACTGCAGAAGAAATTGCTGAAGCAGTGGTGGAATAA